The stretch of DNA GCAATGAATCAATTGTTTTGTTCTGGCCACAAACAGTTAAGCCGCAGAAAAGAAGAAGCAATTTCCAGTATACGATGCGAATAATACTTATCATGCTGATATTTTACCGACAACGATTTTATAGTATAGAGCCCGGTTTGTTAAATAGGGTGCGAACCAGATCGCAGAAACCAGAGTTTTTGTATCTGCAAAAAAAGACTGCTTTAAGTTAGTAAATTAATACAAGGAACAAGCTGCAAATTCATTGATTAATAAATGCAGGAATTCTTTAATAACTGAAGCAATAATGCTATAAGTGCAAATACCGGAGCCTGATTGCTTCCGGGACCGTAAAAAACCATTTTCCCTGCCTCAAATCACTTATCATTCCAGGGCATCAGTTATTAAATGGCTTCCCCGCCTGTTAAGCAGCTATTGCCAGTAGTGTTATGGCATAATAGATTTGGTTCAAAATCATTTCAGTCACCAAACTATTTGTTATGAAAAAAGCAACCATCTTCCTTGCTCTAGCAATCACATTTATTGCTTGCAAAAAAACAGAACAAGACTTTTCAATATCTAAAGATGAACCAGGTACAGTTGCTGCTAAGGGTAGCGGTGCTACCAGCAGTTTTACAGTTCGTATAGATGCCGTAACGCTTAATCCCTCCAGTCCTGAAGGTCCTTATGTTGGCGCTTATGGATATATAGGCAGCGGTGGAGGAGGAAGTAGTGTTTCTGCACGGGGCTTTTGTTATGGTACCAGCCCCACACCAACCATTGCAAATAATAGTGTTTCGGTGGGTTCCGGGGCAGGGAATTTTTGGGCTAAAATAACAGGGCTGACACCAGGGACCTATTATATCAGGGCTTATGCAATCAAAAAGGGGATTGTTTATTATAGCTATAATGAGTTGGAATTTATCTGGGTTTACTAAATCATCAGCAGACCGGAATTCAATTTAACCTGTCACACAAAAGCCAAAACACAATCTGCAAGATATAAGTTCAAAATAAAATGAAACGCTAAGATTTATTAAGATAAGCCACCATTAAAATTACTGTTATGAAAAAGTTTATTTCATTTTTTGTTATAACGATCTTTCTTTTCGCTAATGCGGTAAAGTCTCAGGTTGCCTGGAATACATTTCAGGGAGGTAATGGATATGATGTGGGTGCAGAATTGGCAATGGATGGAGCTGGGAATATTTACGTTGCCGGATTCTCAATAGGATCCTGGGGTTCTCCAATAAGAGCATTCAACGGTGGATCACATGATGGTTATGTCGCCAAATTTGATAGCAATGGCAACCTGCTATGGAACACTTTCCTTGGAGGAACAGGCAGGGATTGGTGTAGCGGAATAGTAATAGATCCTTCCGATGGCTCAATCTATGTTTCCGGGGAAAGTGATATTGCCTGGAACCCGGGAATAATTAAAAACCCCTATTTCAGTGTAAATGACGGATTTATAGCCAAACTAAACCCGGCAGGAGCTATCCAGTGGGTTTCTTATATTGGGAATGTAATTCCGGGAACAGTGGCTTCCAGCAAAAATACTTATGACATTGCTTTTCATAATAGCAACTTGTATGTTGCCGGTTATTATGCTGCGCATTCCTCCGATTTTCCAGGGAACCCTTGGACGATGACAAGTTTTATGGCACGAATGAACCTGAGCGGTACAATTACCGGGTTTGAAAAATTTGGCACTCCTGCTTCAATAGCTGGAGAGCCGATAAGCTTAGCCTTTTCATTAACTGTTTCACCCGACGGTATTATTTATGTGGGGGGACATTCAGATGCTGCATGGAACACATCTTACTGGTGGGGTTCTCCATTAGAAAGTCATCATGGCTCAAAAGATGCATTCCTCGCTGCATTTAATAGCGCAACAGCTTTTGGCAGTAATCCGTCTCACGGATTGCTGTGGTACACATTTATCGGTTCTTCAGCTAATGATGAAGCGTTTGAAATCTATGCCGGTGCGGATGGGTTTGTATATATATCCGGGTATTCAGATCAAAACTGGGGCACACCCGTCAATCCTTTTTCCGGAACAAGAAATTCCTTTGTGAGTAAGCATGCCAGTAACGGAACCCGTCAATGGCACAGCTTTGTAGGCTTGAATTCTTATACCTCTTATATCGTATCAAGTTTATTTCATGGTCCGGACAATACTATTTTCCTGTCCGGGGATTTTAACAATAATCCGAGCGTTACCCAATTCAATGCCGGTTCCGGAACCCTGATTCGGAATATACTTCCAAGTTGTACTCATGCAGAAGGAACAGCAAGAGATATAAAGTACAGTGATGGTTATATATATGCCGTGGGAGAAACATATTTCTCATGGGGAAATCCTGTTAATGCACATTCCGGATCTGGCCAGCATCATAATATGTTTGTTGCAAAGTTTACTCCCTTCAATATCACGGCATCCGCGGGCCCGGATGAAAACCTCTACTTCGGCTATGCACCCGATCAATGTGTAACAAAAACGGCAACTATAACCTACGGCAACGGCCCTTTTACTTATAGCTGGACATTAGACCGGGCATTACTGCCCGGAGAAACAATGACAGGCTCAGGTACGGCATCTGTTACTGTATGCCTGATGGATACGGCACAGCTCTGTTTAACTGTAACGGATGCCACCGGATGTACGGCTACGGATTGTGCCAATATTTTTGCCGAAGATGTAAGATGCTTTGCCGGAAACAGTCAACCACATAAGGTTTTGATCTGCCATAATGGGAATACGATCTGTGTAGATGATAATGCAATTGCCACTCACCTGGCCCATGGCGATTATGTTGGCCCCTGTGTTTCCACGTTTGCAAACCCGGGCGATATAGAGATCACGGAAACACCTAAACCGGGATTGACCATTTATCCAAACCCAGGAAGCGGCCGTTTTACCATAACATTAAATGGTAATGATATAAGCAGCCGTGAAGGGGCGCTCCGGGTAATAAACAGCAACGGCCGGGTAGTGAAGCAATGGAACATGAATGGACAGAACAGGATCAGCCTGGAGCTTAATGTACCCGGAACTTATATGGTACAACTGGTGACGGGCAGGCAGGTTATTACAAAGAAACTAGTTGTGTTGCATTAACGTGGATAGGCCTGCAAGCAGGATATTTTAACCGCAGACCTGCCTACCGGCAGGTAGGGGCGCTAAGACGCAGAGTTTTAGTTCGAAAGAATTTATTTCTCTGCGTCTCTGCGCCTCCGCGGTTTATTGATGGTACCGGCTGGTCGAAGACCACGCCGGGGCATAAGAATTTATTTCTCCCCGGGGTGATAGGTCTTCTCCGCATGCTTCATCACATCTTCTTTATAAAACAACACATCTTTGAATTGTCCCTTGCTGTACATCAGTCCCTGGTCAAAGAAATGGGGAGAGCCGGGATCGCCGCTCTGGCCGCCGGCTAATAATGACCTTGCTTTTATCTTCTTGCCAAATTCTACGGCACAGATAAAACTGTTACCATTAACGCCGTATCTTTTTTTAGTGCCTGGAAAGGTCCGGCTGGTATAGGAAGGCAGCATGCCCCAGGTGGAAGAAACGAAGCCCACCGGTATGCTTGGTTTGCTGTCATCAAATTTATTATCCATGTCGGATGAGATCCGCTGGAAGCGGTTTATCTCTCCCCAGGGCACCTGCCACTTGCCGAACCGGTCCTGCAGGTCTTTAATGGTTGCAAGCAACGGTAATAGCATGTCTTCATAAGATGCACTTGCTGCAAACCGTTCCGTTTTTGTGACCTGGTCAACAAATTCAAACTCATCTGCATCCATGCTGCGTTGTATCTTTGAGATCAACCGTTGTCCCCATTCCACGGCCAGGGTGGTGGCAATGGAATTTTCCCCGCAGCGGTGATCCCAGTTCTTTAAAACAGCCACCGGTTCTTTAAGCATTGCATACAGGGAATCCTTGACCGGAACCGTATTTTCAAATGACCGTACCAATGCCGGCACC from Chitinophagaceae bacterium encodes:
- a CDS encoding T9SS type A sorting domain-containing protein — encoded protein: MKKFISFFVITIFLFANAVKSQVAWNTFQGGNGYDVGAELAMDGAGNIYVAGFSIGSWGSPIRAFNGGSHDGYVAKFDSNGNLLWNTFLGGTGRDWCSGIVIDPSDGSIYVSGESDIAWNPGIIKNPYFSVNDGFIAKLNPAGAIQWVSYIGNVIPGTVASSKNTYDIAFHNSNLYVAGYYAAHSSDFPGNPWTMTSFMARMNLSGTITGFEKFGTPASIAGEPISLAFSLTVSPDGIIYVGGHSDAAWNTSYWWGSPLESHHGSKDAFLAAFNSATAFGSNPSHGLLWYTFIGSSANDEAFEIYAGADGFVYISGYSDQNWGTPVNPFSGTRNSFVSKHASNGTRQWHSFVGLNSYTSYIVSSLFHGPDNTIFLSGDFNNNPSVTQFNAGSGTLIRNILPSCTHAEGTARDIKYSDGYIYAVGETYFSWGNPVNAHSGSGQHHNMFVAKFTPFNITASAGPDENLYFGYAPDQCVTKTATITYGNGPFTYSWTLDRALLPGETMTGSGTASVTVCLMDTAQLCLTVTDATGCTATDCANIFAEDVRCFAGNSQPHKVLICHNGNTICVDDNAIATHLAHGDYVGPCVSTFANPGDIEITETPKPGLTIYPNPGSGRFTITLNGNDISSREGALRVINSNGRVVKQWNMNGQNRISLELNVPGTYMVQLVTGRQVITKKLVVLH